One genomic segment of Schistocerca gregaria isolate iqSchGreg1 unplaced genomic scaffold, iqSchGreg1.2 ptg000396l, whole genome shotgun sequence includes these proteins:
- the LOC126311053 gene encoding cilia- and flagella-associated protein 251-like, translating into MEEETGEEQSEETGEEQKEETGEEQKEETGEEQKEETGEEQKEETGEEQKEETGEEQKEETGEEQKEETGEEQKEETGEEQKEETGEEQKEETGEERRRRRGGEEGGDGGGGKKEETGEEQKEETGEEQKEETGEEQKEETGEEQEEETGEEQEEETGEEQKEETGEEQKEETGEEQKEETGEEQKEETGEEQKEETGEEQKEETGEEQKEETGEEQKEETGEEQKEETGEEQKEETGEEQEEETGEEQEEETGEEQKEETGEEQKEETEEQKETEMVVRWWEQPSSGGNSLPVVGTAFQWWEQPSSGGNSLPVVGTAFQWWEQPSSGGNRVPVVGTEFQWCEQPSSGGNSLPVVGTAFQWWEQPSNGGNSLPMVGTAFQWWEQPSNGGNSLPMAHLEDESAAKDNQQNQHSCSDVNIPGIQHNLN; encoded by the exons ATGGAG gaggagacgggggaggagcagagtgaggagacgggggaggagcagaaggaggagacgggggaggagcagaaggaggagacgggggaggagcagaaggaggagacgggggaggagcagaaggaggagacgggggaggagcagaaggaggagacgggggaggagcagaaggaggagacgggggaggagcagaaggaggagacgggggaggagcagaaggaggagacgggggaggagcagaaggaggagacgggggaggagcagaaggaggagacgggggagga aaggaggagacggagggggggggaagaaggaggagacggagggggggggaagaaggaggagacgggggaggagcagaaggaggagacgggggaggagcagaaggaggagacgggggaggagcagaaggaggagacgggggaggagcaggaggaggagacgggggaggagcaggaggaggagacgggggaggagcagaaggaggagacgggggaggagcagaaggaggagacgggggaggagcagaaggaggagacgggggaggagcagaaggaggagacgggggaggagcagaaggaggagacgggggaggagcagaaggaggagacgggggaggagcagaaggaggagacgggggaggagcagaaggaggagacgggggaggagcagaaggaggagacgggggaagagcagaaggaggagacgggggaagagcaggaggaggagacgggggaagagcaggaggaggagacgggggaagagcagaaggaggagacgggggaagagcagaaggaggagacggaggAGCAGAAGGAGACAGAGATGG TCGTCCgatggtgggaacagccttccagtggtgggaacagccttccagtggtgggaacagccttccagtggtgggaacagccttccagtggtgggaacagccttccagtggtgggaacagccttccagtggtgggaacagccttccagtggtgggaacagagttccagtggtgggaacagagTTCCAGTGGTGTgaacagccttccagtggtgggaacagccttccagtggtgggaacagccttccaatggtgggaacagccttccaatggtgggaacagccttccaatggtgggaacagccttccaatggtgggaacagccttccaatggtgggaacagccttccaatG